One part of the Ferrimicrobium sp. genome encodes these proteins:
- a CDS encoding MFS transporter yields the protein MNRASRLATLTVSVASATATTLPVFLTGALAVVIRHHLGLSTTELGLCVSTFFFSSIPLSLVVGPRVALFGVERLMRLAVGASVVSLLTIAIIDRSFLSILFSLIVAGAANGVMQPTVNQFLVGRTKVQGQGLSFGIKQAAVPLSTLLAGLAVPLVALTIGWQYGYLGAALFGTVVLVAIPPALNAPHEARQRVRTHLVVAPLVVLAIGMAFGAGAANAMGAFLVSSNVHAGFSAATAGYLAALGSASSFVTRIASGYFADHREGSHLRVVAAMLVVGAIGYLLLSLGGHGYIVGAIVLAYAAGWGWNGVFNFAITKVYPGAIAHATGITQAGLYCGSLLGPLLFGIIVDHISFAVAWQINAVFGVIAAFAMLIGSRALRNEVLRRDAQA from the coding sequence ATGAATCGAGCGTCACGCCTAGCCACACTCACGGTATCGGTCGCTTCAGCGACCGCCACCACGCTGCCAGTTTTCTTGACCGGAGCGCTCGCCGTGGTGATCCGACACCACCTTGGACTGAGCACCACCGAGCTCGGCCTTTGTGTGTCGACCTTTTTTTTCTCGTCGATTCCCCTCTCGCTCGTTGTTGGGCCGCGTGTGGCACTCTTTGGTGTCGAACGTCTGATGCGTCTGGCGGTTGGTGCATCAGTCGTCAGCCTGCTTACGATCGCGATCATTGATCGCAGCTTTCTTAGCATTCTGTTCTCCCTGATTGTTGCCGGGGCGGCCAACGGGGTGATGCAACCGACGGTGAATCAGTTTCTCGTTGGTCGGACTAAGGTTCAAGGCCAGGGTTTGTCCTTTGGCATCAAGCAGGCAGCGGTGCCACTGTCGACACTGCTGGCTGGACTCGCAGTTCCCTTGGTAGCGCTCACCATCGGTTGGCAATACGGTTACCTGGGTGCTGCGCTCTTTGGCACCGTTGTTCTCGTTGCAATCCCCCCGGCGTTGAATGCACCCCATGAAGCCAGGCAACGTGTCCGCACCCATCTTGTTGTCGCACCGTTGGTCGTTCTTGCCATTGGGATGGCCTTCGGTGCTGGCGCAGCCAATGCGATGGGTGCCTTTTTGGTGAGCTCGAACGTACACGCTGGGTTCTCTGCTGCAACGGCAGGCTATCTTGCTGCCTTGGGCAGCGCCAGCTCGTTCGTGACCAGAATCGCCTCGGGCTACTTCGCCGATCATCGCGAGGGGAGTCACCTTCGTGTCGTCGCGGCGATGCTAGTCGTTGGCGCCATTGGCTACCTGCTCCTTTCACTGGGTGGCCATGGTTATATCGTCGGCGCTATCGTGCTCGCTTATGCCGCTGGTTGGGGTTGGAATGGAGTGTTTAACTTTGCGATCACCAAGGTGTACCCCGGGGCGATTGCACACGCCACTGGCATCACCCAAGCCGGCCTCTACTGTGGCTCCCTGCTTGGGCCGCTCCTATTTGGTATCATTGTCGATCACATCAGTTTTGCTGTCGCCTGGCAGATTAATGCCGTCTTTGGCGTTATCGCCGCCTTCGCGATGCTCATCGGCAGCCGGGCTCTGCGCAATGAAGTGCTGAGAAGAGACGCTCAAGCCTGA
- the thiL gene encoding thiamine-phosphate kinase, giving the protein MDDQAWDELALVDGIARRATWDATGLVLGDDAAMVHVGDQAITVCADALVEGVHFDLGYWSPAQIGAKAVTVNVSDLAAMAAEPLWILSTVAAPKSFAAEELLIGLEHKAEHYGTRLIGGDLTRADTIVVSVMAIGKQSTPPLRRSGAHAGESIFVTGPLGLASHAFNRLAQGLDVDHRTRLALLDPIARVQEGRAAARGGATAAIDISDGLAIDLHRLADASRVGFVIDELPIAEGATELEALAGGEDFELCFTAPDHARVINEFAKAHLGTPLVIGRVIDDVNHRMLGNRPLAPIGYRH; this is encoded by the coding sequence TTGGACGATCAGGCATGGGATGAGCTCGCACTCGTAGACGGTATTGCCCGTCGGGCAACCTGGGATGCGACGGGGCTCGTTCTCGGAGATGACGCAGCCATGGTCCACGTCGGTGATCAAGCGATCACGGTCTGCGCCGATGCACTCGTCGAAGGAGTCCACTTCGACCTCGGCTATTGGTCGCCGGCACAGATTGGGGCAAAGGCCGTAACCGTCAACGTCTCTGACCTGGCGGCCATGGCGGCCGAACCCCTCTGGATCCTCTCGACCGTCGCTGCCCCCAAGTCCTTCGCCGCAGAGGAGCTACTCATCGGTCTCGAGCACAAGGCCGAACACTATGGCACCCGACTGATCGGAGGTGATCTCACCCGTGCGGACACGATCGTTGTCTCGGTGATGGCCATCGGCAAACAGTCGACCCCACCACTGCGCAGGAGCGGCGCACATGCTGGAGAGTCGATCTTTGTGACCGGACCGCTTGGGCTCGCATCTCATGCGTTCAACCGCCTCGCCCAAGGCCTTGACGTCGATCATCGCACCCGCTTGGCGTTACTTGATCCCATCGCCCGCGTGCAGGAGGGTCGTGCAGCGGCTCGAGGGGGTGCGACGGCGGCGATCGATATCTCTGATGGTCTCGCCATCGACCTGCACCGGCTCGCTGACGCTTCGCGTGTAGGCTTCGTGATCGACGAGCTACCCATCGCCGAGGGCGCCACCGAGCTGGAGGCACTCGCTGGTGGCGAGGACTTCGAGTTGTGCTTCACCGCACCTGATCATGCCAGGGTCATCAATGAGTTCGCCAAGGCACACCTGGGCACACCGTTGGTTATCGGGCGAGTCATTGACGACGTTAATCACCGCATGCTTGGCAACCGTCCGCTTGCACCCATCGGCTACCGACACTAG
- a CDS encoding phosphoenolpyruvate carboxykinase (GTP), producing the protein MRFTNPKVVSWLDEWTTLMRPAQQVVLDSSPAMREQLIATLLERGTMRALNPDLRPNSYLACSDPRDVARLESRTLICSEREVDAGPTNNWREPSEMRTMMRGLYDGCMQGRTMYVIPFSMGEVGSAFAIYGIELTDSAYVALSMLTMATVDDQVRKEIDERGVFVPAVHSVGYPLIDREDVAWPCNPEDTYIAHFPETREIWSYGSGYGGNALLGKKCLALRIASVAARDEGWLAEHMLILKLTSPTNEVHYVAGAFPSACGKTNLAMLVPTRPGWRAETVGDDIAWLRRGEDGRLWAVNPEMGFFGVAPGTSVKTNPIAMETVAKNTIFTNCALTADGDVWWEGMTKEPPAGLTDWQGRPYTGDGPAAHPNARFTVSIHDAPNLAPERDGVPISAILFGGRRSSLVPLVTEARSWEHGVFLGSIMASETTAAAEGATGRVRRDPFAMLPFCGYNMADYFGHWLSMAEEDTAALPKIYLVNWFRRGADGGFVWPGYGDNVRVLSWIIDRLDGRVGAHETPFGLIPEAESLEVEDLGLGADWYQHLFAMDHDELDREVELIREHYARFGDHLPKELAVQFDEFERSVRG; encoded by the coding sequence ATGAGGTTTACCAATCCGAAGGTGGTGAGTTGGCTTGACGAGTGGACCACGTTGATGCGCCCTGCACAACAGGTGGTACTCGATTCAAGTCCGGCAATGCGCGAGCAGCTCATCGCCACGCTACTAGAGCGGGGTACCATGCGCGCGCTTAACCCCGATCTCCGTCCGAACAGCTACCTTGCCTGTTCAGACCCGAGAGATGTGGCCCGCCTGGAGAGTCGGACCCTGATCTGCTCCGAGCGAGAGGTTGATGCTGGTCCCACCAACAACTGGCGTGAGCCTAGCGAGATGCGTACGATGATGCGTGGACTCTACGATGGGTGCATGCAGGGGCGGACCATGTATGTCATCCCCTTCTCCATGGGGGAGGTTGGATCTGCGTTCGCTATCTACGGGATCGAACTCACCGATTCCGCCTATGTTGCGCTCTCGATGCTGACTATGGCGACCGTCGATGATCAGGTGCGCAAAGAGATCGATGAGCGCGGTGTCTTCGTGCCTGCGGTTCATTCTGTGGGCTACCCTCTCATCGATCGAGAAGACGTAGCGTGGCCCTGCAACCCTGAGGACACCTATATCGCCCACTTCCCTGAGACGCGGGAGATCTGGTCCTATGGTTCGGGCTATGGCGGCAATGCGCTGCTTGGCAAGAAGTGTCTCGCGCTGCGGATAGCCTCGGTGGCCGCAAGGGATGAGGGCTGGCTCGCTGAGCACATGTTGATTCTGAAGTTGACCTCACCAACGAACGAGGTTCACTACGTCGCTGGAGCCTTTCCCAGTGCGTGCGGTAAGACGAATCTTGCCATGCTGGTGCCGACCCGGCCGGGTTGGCGAGCGGAGACGGTAGGAGATGATATCGCCTGGCTCCGAAGGGGAGAGGACGGTCGGCTCTGGGCTGTCAATCCTGAGATGGGCTTCTTTGGCGTGGCGCCGGGAACCTCAGTGAAGACCAACCCCATTGCCATGGAAACAGTGGCCAAGAACACCATATTCACGAACTGTGCGCTCACCGCTGATGGCGATGTCTGGTGGGAGGGGATGACGAAGGAGCCACCAGCGGGGCTCACCGACTGGCAAGGTCGTCCCTACACCGGAGATGGACCGGCAGCCCATCCGAACGCGCGCTTTACGGTCTCCATTCACGATGCACCGAACCTGGCACCGGAGCGAGACGGCGTGCCGATCTCGGCAATCCTGTTCGGAGGTCGCCGATCATCGCTCGTCCCACTCGTCACCGAGGCACGCAGCTGGGAGCACGGGGTCTTCCTCGGCTCCATCATGGCCTCAGAGACGACGGCTGCTGCCGAGGGGGCGACAGGGAGGGTGCGGCGCGACCCGTTCGCAATGTTGCCCTTCTGTGGCTACAACATGGCAGATTATTTTGGCCATTGGCTCTCCATGGCCGAGGAGGACACCGCGGCGCTGCCAAAGATCTACCTCGTGAACTGGTTCCGTCGGGGCGCCGACGGTGGCTTCGTGTGGCCGGGATACGGCGACAACGTTCGCGTGCTGTCCTGGATCATCGACAGGCTCGATGGACGGGTAGGGGCTCATGAGACGCCCTTTGGGCTGATCCCTGAGGCTGAGAGTCTCGAGGTCGAAGATCTTGGGCTGGGTGCGGACTGGTATCAGCACCTCTTTGCAATGGATCATGACGAGCTCGACCGTGAGGTCGAGTTGATCCGTGAGCACTATGCCAGGTTTGGTGATCATCTCCCCAAGGAGCTAGCCGTTCAGTTCGATGAGTTTGAGCGCTCTGTCCGGGGCTGA
- a CDS encoding ABC transporter substrate-binding protein: MRFLPALGLTAVLGMTLAACGSSSSSSSSPSSSSSAPKDITIGTTYAGSGAYATSSLPELDGLKFWITQENKKGGVYVGAYKKRIPVKLVDYNDLSSASTAATLYEQLITQDKVNIFVSDFGSVLTAPAVSLAEAHKVVLFDQSGTGIPFFTPQNHDIVLCDLPESNIWPGPLAQFLIAKKIKKVAIVYDTNDFDQSQAITLKSKLAAAGITPVVYEGVPTSTSSYTTILQSVAASHPDALLELGYQPNDTAFLQNLQSSGQHYKMVFTVFPGQLLSLFQSQVGTAGLKYTYTYGTNLYVNYPTVTEGLNTAQFKTQFAAAYPGQLNTLSLLGYNTGLVIEGSLKHATSLSQAAIRAGAQAISGNLTTVDGKFEIDSEGGQVGERLPVAQLFPSSSGVVLHAVYPSSQATATALYPAP; encoded by the coding sequence ATGCGGTTTCTACCTGCACTTGGCCTGACGGCTGTTTTAGGCATGACGCTCGCAGCTTGCGGTTCATCATCATCGTCATCGTCGTCACCGTCTTCCAGCTCTTCGGCGCCCAAGGACATCACTATTGGGACGACGTACGCGGGATCTGGCGCCTATGCCACGTCATCGCTTCCTGAGCTTGATGGGTTGAAATTCTGGATCACACAAGAGAACAAAAAGGGCGGCGTCTATGTCGGCGCCTACAAGAAGCGTATCCCAGTCAAGCTTGTTGACTACAACGACCTGAGCTCCGCATCCACTGCGGCTACCCTCTATGAGCAACTTATCACCCAGGATAAGGTCAATATATTTGTATCTGACTTTGGGTCAGTGCTCACTGCGCCTGCGGTGTCCCTCGCTGAGGCTCACAAGGTGGTGTTGTTCGACCAAAGTGGGACTGGTATACCTTTCTTTACTCCTCAAAATCACGACATCGTTCTCTGTGATCTACCCGAATCTAACATTTGGCCTGGACCGCTCGCACAGTTCCTGATTGCTAAGAAGATTAAGAAGGTCGCGATTGTCTACGACACGAACGATTTTGATCAATCCCAGGCGATCACCCTGAAGAGTAAGTTGGCCGCAGCTGGGATCACCCCGGTTGTCTACGAAGGTGTTCCAACCAGTACTTCGAGCTACACTACCATTTTGCAGTCGGTCGCAGCGTCTCATCCAGATGCGTTACTCGAACTGGGTTATCAGCCAAACGATACCGCGTTTCTACAGAACCTTCAGTCTTCGGGCCAGCACTACAAGATGGTGTTTACCGTATTCCCGGGACAGCTGCTGAGCCTATTTCAGAGTCAGGTTGGCACAGCTGGACTCAAGTACACGTACACTTACGGGACGAACCTGTATGTTAACTACCCAACCGTGACGGAAGGCCTCAACACTGCTCAGTTCAAGACCCAGTTCGCGGCCGCCTACCCGGGTCAGCTCAACACGCTGTCGCTGCTTGGTTACAATACAGGGTTGGTGATTGAAGGGTCCCTGAAACACGCGACATCACTGAGTCAGGCGGCGATTCGTGCAGGCGCACAGGCGATCTCTGGGAATCTCACGACGGTGGATGGAAAGTTCGAGATCGATTCAGAGGGCGGACAGGTCGGAGAGCGCTTGCCAGTTGCGCAGCTGTTTCCGTCCAGTTCCGGGGTTGTACTTCACGCGGTCTATCCTTCGTCCCAGGCGACTGCGACGGCTCTCTATCCGGCTCCGTGA